CTTCTCAGCTGTCTTGCCATAATTATCACCTCAGGGTACCTATTCCCCAGGAGCTGGAATCCACACATGAATGATAAATCAAATTGACAGACTTACTTTAGAAGTTAACGTTGATGTTATAAAGAAATGGCATGATCAGAAATAAGAATAGTACATACTACATAAAATTAACAGGCTGAAACTGCTTCAAAATATCTGAATGTCATATTCAGCCAAATAATATGTAAAGATATATTTACATAGATCAATCAGGATGATAATATAATAGTAAAGATATCTTTACTATTCTGGAGGCCCTAAGATGCCGGCAACCAATAAGATAAGAGAAATTCGTAAGGAAAAGAGGATTTCGCAAGTTAAAATGGCTGAAGATCTACAGGTCACGCGTCAGACAATCAATGCGATTGAAAAGCATAAATATAATCCCAGCCTTGAGCTGTCTCTTAAGATCATCAAATATTTTAATATGCCTATTGAAGCAGTGTTCACCTTAGAGGAGGATGACAGATGAAGGTACAGGAAACAAAATTCCAAAATCATAAAATGAAGACTTGGACGCCTTATTTCATAATTGCATGCGGTTTTATCGGAGCAACAATCGGTTCTTTTCTCGCCTACTTTATTCAGGGGGAGTTTCCATATAGTGTGATGATTGGTGCCGCAGTGGCATCTTTCATACTATGTGTCATTCAATTTATTAAGCAGACTAGTAAAAAAGATCGTTTACCTGAAGCTGATGAACGCACCATTAAAAATCTCAAGCGTTACTTTGCAGCAACTTCACATCTTACTGTGGGGGTTCTTTTCATCTCTTTGACTGCATTTACTCTTATTGGGTACGATTCTGTTCCCCTCCTTTACCTATGGATCTTATTCTTTTCTTATATATGGATCGGCGGGATTGGTGCCATCATCGTCAAAAGACGATAATCTTCATGAATGGCGGACAGAAGCCTCCATCCCTGGCATCACTAGGAATGGAGGCTTTCCTTACGATTAGCCGATAGATTTCAATCATATATCCCAAGGGTGAACTTGGCTGCATAAGTTGTAACACTAATCATCAAAGCTTATCATCTATCATGCTTTCATTGGATATATTGAATTTGGATTCTTTCATGGGTATTTCTTTACCTCCTGTTCCTCCCGGCACTTCTGATGAACGCAAGCTTCTCCCCGGAAATCCCCGCCTCATAGGATTTGAAACTTCTGATACCCGTACCGAAATGGAGACTCTCCGGTTTCAACTTCTCAACCATTTCAGTGACATTGTCTGTATTGAGCCCGCCACCCGGCATGATTGTAATATGAGTACCTTCTGTTTTCTTCATCAGTTTCTGCAACTTCCCGAAATTATCAGTGACACCACCGGGGCCGCCTGAAGTGAGGATGGTTTTCACCTCCGGATATTTGAGGAGCATCTTTAGGCCTTCAACTTGATCATCCAATGCATCGAATGCCTTGTGGAAGGTGATATCCATCTCCCCACAGATCGAAATGAAACTCTCCAAAGCGTTGGCGTCGATACGTCCATCTTCTGCCAGTGCTCCGATGACGATGCCGTTTGCACCATAGCTTCCCACTTCCCTTATCTGATCTTCCATCTGCATGACTTCCCGATCAGTATAACGGAATGATAGATCATGGGGCCGGATCATGACATTAATCGGAATACTGGAAGCTTCGACCGCTTCCTTCACCAGAGCCATTGCCGGGGTAAGTCCATCCTGTTCCATACCGCTACAGAGTTCAATCCTGTCTGCGCCGAACCGGTTCAGGTCATGCACATCCTGTATGTTGGTCGCGATGCCTTCTATAATCATACCGTCACCTCCATATATGACTTTTACACGGTGGAAATGCATCAATTTGATGATGAATGAAATGAAAACATCCCTTAAGTTTTAGAAAAATGTTTAGGACTTCTATAAATCAGTAAAGTTTTTGATTATGAAAGTATCATTCTCAGGCTGAAAGACCAGATCATATCCCGTAACAAATACATGAGTGCCCTCAAGATTATCATGTGTTCTTTCAGAAGAAACTTCCATATAGATCTGATTACCTTCTTCGCTGTACTCAGTCACTTCAACCGCCCATATTTGCATGTTCGGGAAATTCTGATTCTGAACATTGTTCCTCAACGTATTATATATGCCGCTTCCTGCTTCCAGATAATTTTCAACATACGAGAAATCGTCCTCTGTATATGCCAACTGCAAGTCATTCAAATATTCATTAATGAATGCTTCAGCTGCCGGACCGTGTTCACCATGACTTTCAGTTGAATTTGCCACTTCGGTTTCTTCTGGCTTCACGGTGGATGTTGATCCATCTCTATTGTATATGAACTCTTCATGCCCCTCTATATCCGCCAATCTTTTTCCCTCATATATATCTAGAAAGTCATTCAGATAAGGGTTCTCCCATGACTCTCCATTGAAACCTTCATAGCTGACGGCAATCGCTTTTAAGGTATGGATATTATCAATGTCAGAATCTATGCCGAAACCATAATCCCTTCCATGTACTTCACCAGGGGCAACGTTTATCGCTTCGCCAGTGCCCCCATGGAAGTATGAACCATCCGAGAAATCTATATCTCCCTTCAGGCGTACAGGTAGACCGTTCTTGTCCCATGCAACAAATCCATAAGTCATATTTTTTATATCTACATTTGAATTATTCCTGATGATCGCTGAAAGCATGTCAGGATAAAGATTTTTATATTCTGAATCCTGGATGATATAATCCACATCTTCTACAACCAGTTCCTGATTCATGAGTTCTTCTTCGAGCTTTTCTGCAGTCATATCCCCCGGAGAAGCGGTCTGCTTATTCTTTGCAGCAGATGTTTCCGTTTCTTCCTCAGGCTCCTCCTCTTCAACTGATTTATCCTGTCTTTTGCTCTCCTCAACTTTTTCTCTTTCTTCTTCTGTTGGCTCCTTGTCTTCCTCACTCTTTTCTTCTATGGCTTCTTCACTGGTCACTTGCTCTTTCGAGTCGGCAACTACTTCTTCCGACGGCTCTTCTGTCTGGTTTACGTAGATCATCCCAAGGAACACGAAAATGCCAAGGAGCAGGAAGACAATTAATCCAAGCATTACATTTTTCATCAGTTTCCGCCCTTTCTATTTTATACTTAATAGTATACTTATTATAATCTCAAAAGACGGAATTTGATATACAATATTTTACATAGAATCTAATTCAAAAAAGGAGGATACCATGCATACAATCAGGAATTCATTCCCGCACCTCGCCATCCATCATATTGAGAAACTGGATAAAGGCTGGTCGGACGACGACAAGTACATCCTCCATGTTGACGATGAAAAGTACCTGCTCCGCCTCAGCAATCTGGATCAAAAGAATTTCAAGATCCGCGAATATGAGCTGATCCGGAAATGCTATGAAGCCGGACTCCCTGTGCAGAAGCCGTTTGAACATGGGGAAGCAGACAGCTATTACTATCTCCTGCTCCAATGGGTTGAGGGTCAGGAGGCGACAATCAGATTGCCTGAACTGCCCGAACCGGAACAGTACAGGTTGGGTGTTGAAGCGGGGAGGAATCTATGGAAGCTTCATCAGCTGGACGTGCACCAGCCTGAAGAATCCTGGGAGTCGAAGATGAACAGGAAAATTGATCGGAAAATCAGTATGTACAAAGCGTGCGACTATAAATTTGAAAAAGGCCACCTGTTCCTTGAATATATAGAAGCACATCGTCATCTCCTCCACAATCGCATACAAGTGCTCCATCACGGAGACTACCATGTCGGCAACATGATCATCGATGCTGATTATAGTCTCCACATCATAGATTTCAACCGGCATGATGTCGGCGAGCCATGGGAGGAATTCAACCGGATCGTCTGGAGTGCCCAGGCAAGTCCAGCTTTCGCCTCGGGACAGATAAGTGGTTATTTCAGTGATGAAGTTCCCGAAGCTTTCTGGCGGCTGCTCCTCCTCTATATCAGTGCGAATATGCTGTCATCCCTGCCATGGGGCGTTCCATTCGGACAGACACAGATCGAAATATTCATGGAACAGGCTGATGAAATCTTGGACTGGTACGATGATTTGCGGACAGTCATCCCTTCCTGGTATCGCAGTTTTTCGTAACGCATCATTTCTGCGCAAAAAAGGCCATCCCCTTTTTGGGAATGGCCTATCGTCATCGTCTATGCTCTTTTGTTTCCGCCAAGCGCCTTCATGATGAAGGATACGATCAGAATCAGGATGATGGCACCTAACAGTCCACCAATGATGCTGACGCCGCCGAGTTCCGGACCAAAGCTCAGTCCAAGTGCATTTGCAATTGCAGCACCGACAAGTCCTGCAATGATGTTACCGATGATACCGAATGGTACATCTTTTCCGAGAATAAGACCGGCGAGCCATCCGATGATGCCGCCTACGATTAATGTAATAATCCAACCCATTAGTAAAACCTCCGTGAAATTTTTAATATTATAACTGAATACATGAATTAAATACCCCGCACATCCACTCCAAAACTAAAAAATCCACGATGTAAATACTTGTCATCAAACAGTAATCCCCATGTAATAAATCTGAAAATGTCGTGCAGACATAAAATAAGGGCAGGAGATTAAGTATCTCCCGCCCTTTCATTTATTCCTCAAACACCGCTTCCACGACCTTTTCTGATGCCCTGCCGTCATCCCAGCTGCAGAAGCGGTCGTAGAATGCGTCGTATCTTTCCTGATATTCTTCCTCGATCTCGCCGATGTTTTCTATCGCATCGACGACTGCGTCATTCGTCATCAGCAGCGGCCCAGGGAGCTCGGTCTCCATATCGATATAGAATCCGCGCAGCTGTTCTCCGTACTTTTCGATGTCATACGTAAAGAAGAGCACCGGACGCCTGAGGTTGGCATAGTCGAAGAAGACGGATGAATAGTCTGTGATGAGCATATCTGAGGCGAGATAGAGTTCGCTGACGTCATCGTATTTGGAGACATCATATGCGAAGCCTTCCAGGCCGGTGAGGTTCATCTTGGATGCAACGACATAGTGCATCCTGAGGAGGATGATATATTCGTCGCCGAACTTCTCCTTCAGCCGCTCCAGATCCAGCTGCATCGAGAACTTGTATTTGCCGACTTTGTAGTATTCATCATCCCGCCACGTCGGCGCATAGAGGATGACCTTCTTATCTTTCGGCAGGCCGAGCTTCTCCTTGATGTCCTGGATGATGACGGGGTTGTCGTCGGTCATCAGGATATCGTTCCTCGGATATCCGGTCTCGAGCATGGTGTTGGTGAACCAGAATGCCCGCTTGAATATGGCGGACGAGTACGCATTCGGTGCGATGAGGTAGTCCCACTTGTCGGTCTCCTTGCTGAAGTTCTTCTTATACTTTGCGGCATTCGTCCCGGGCATATGTACATCATCCATATCCCCTGCGAGCCGCTTGAGCGGCGTACCGTGCCACGTCTGGAGATATTTCTGCCCTTCCCTCTTGATGTAGCTGTTCGGCATCCTGACGTTGCTGACGATATACTTTGCACGCGCCATATAATAGTAGTATTTCAGCGAGAAGCGCTTCACGGTCACCGGATCGCCGGGGAGCTTCTGCTTCTTGTTCAGCACCCAGACATGATTGTAGCCACTCCGGCTCTTGAGCATCTGCTGGTATATATACTTCGGGCTGTCGGAATAGGATTTGCCCTGGAAACTCTCGAAGATGACGAGGTCATCCATCAGCGGCTTCTTCATATATGAATATTTATAGATGAATTCCTTGCGGCCGTTCCGTTTCGTGAAGCCCCTCTTAGCATCCCGGAGGATATCCCGGACCCGGCTCAGCCTCTTGAATGTCCGCCTGCTTCGCGACTGGATGGTCCGCACATCAAGCTGCAGCACCTTGTCCTTCGTCTTCAGCACAGATGGATTGACCTTCCGGATCGTCTCCTGCAGCCCTTCGAAATGCACATCGATCTCATCCTTATTCTTGAACTTCACGATCAGATGCTTCCGGTAGAAGTTCAGCAGCAGCGTATCAAGCAGTGTCTCCGCTTCGAAACTGAGGCGGGACTGCTTGAGGCGGTTGTAGATGGCGAACATGTCATGCATGCGCTGTTCGATGGGCATCTGGCGGAGTGACGGATGGGTGATCGGATCGTTCCTTCTCCTCCGAAAATAAAGTGCCTCATAGACGAACGGCACCACTTCGACCGCTTCAAGCATCGGGATGACGAACATCAGGTCGGAATATGTCTGCTCCGCCTCGGCGAACTCCAGGTCCAACCGGTCGATCAAGTCTTTTTTGATGAGGAAGTGGAGTGCCGAATGATTCCGCACCAGATTATATCTGTTCCGGTGAAAGATGGTGGTCCGCCGCTGTTCGGCCGCACTCTCGATCTCGCTCGAATCGAGCTCAGTCCTGCGCATCCTGCCGCGGACGACCGGATGCCCGTCCATATTTTCGATGAGCATCTGCAGCGCATCACTCGAGATGTAGTCATCGCTGTCCAGGAAATATACATATTCGCCAGCCACCGCTTCAAGTCCGATGTTGCGGGCGGCGCCTGCCGTAATGTCTTTCGGTGTTTCGATGAAGCGGAACCGCGCGTCTTCAATGAACTTCTGTCCGACTGCCCGCTTCAGTGCATCCGTATCCGAATGGAGGATCAGCGCTTCAAAATCCGCATATGTCTGATCCACCACCGATTCCAGTGCCCTGTCTATATAATTCTCGTTCTTTTCTGCAGGTATAATGATGGAAATCATCTATTCCTCTGCACCTCTACTTTCATCGTTCCCCAACAGGTGGTCCACCAGGGAGAACCATTTATTCTGATAGCTGTCGATGCCGAACTGCGTCCGCATCGTCCTGCCTGCGGCGATGCCCATCTCCCTTGTCTCTTCAGGATGCTGGAGCATATGGATCATCCTTTTGGCAAGTGCGTCCGTATCGCCTTTTCTGATCAGGTATCCGTTCTCCCCATCTTCGATCATATCCGACGGGCCGTAACGGATGTCATAGCTGACGACCGGCGTCTCATTGACCATGCTTTCCATGACGGAGAGCGAGAAGCCTTCCGCCTTCGACGTGACGACGGACAGCGCACCGGAACGGTAGACGTTCTCCGGCCGCTGGGTGTAGCCCTTCACCTTTACGCTGTCTTCAAGGCCGAGCTTTTTGATCAGGTCCTTGTACTCCTGCTTCTTATCGCCCTGCCCCCAGATTTCGAGGGTCGCCTCCGGCACGGCCGCCACCACTTCCTTGAATGCCTTGATGGTATGGTCGATGCTCTTGATGCTGGAGAAGCGGGAGACGATGACGACCTTCTTCATATCCCGTTCGATCTTCCGGGTGCGCTGCTGCAGATTGATGATGAAAGTGCGCATGCCGGTGATCTTCGGCGGGCTCGGATCATAGTAGTTCGGTACGACGAACACCTTCTCGGGATGCCCGAAGCGCTCGACGATGTCCTGGCGCTGCTTCTCCGTCAGGACGACGAGGCCGTCGACGTCCTTGACGCTCTCGACGGCATACTTGTTGCGGCGGTTGAGTTCCGATGCTGGATCATCCGGATTGCGCAGGTGGTTGCTGTGGGGGCGGATGAGGCCCTTCACCTTCTTGTCATCGAGCAGCACCACGAGTTCATCCGTCGGCCGTGTATCCGAGATGACCACTGTATCACGGTCCGATTCAGCGATGACCTGATCCAGCCAGTCCTTCCTGTACGGCGTCTGGTCCCCGTCGGTTTCGGAGAGCACCCTGTCGTCCTCCCCGAAATTCTTGACCTGGGTGATCTTGTCCGTCTCCGGGTCATGGCGCATAGTGAGGATCACCTTCCCCTCCCGGTTGTAGAAGATCTCCTCCGCCACCTTGTTCTCTTCGGGGGTGAAGTGCTGGAGCCGCGTCATCTGGCCGTAGTAGTCGTAGTACTCCCTTTTCTCGCGCCGTTCATGCGCATCAAAGTAGTCGATGAAATCAAGCGTGTCATCCTCCCTCAGGGAGATGTACTTCATATACGCGTCGTCCCTGTACAGCCTGTAGGCATTATGCTTCGGACGCTTCGACACCCTGTAGTCCTTTTCATATTCCGAGATGTCGACCTTGACGCGCTTCCGGCTTACCTTGTCCGTCGGCCTGTACAGTGCACGCTCATGGAACAGGTTCCGGATGTGCACATTTTTGCTGACCTTGCCCATGCGCACGAGCTTTTTGCAGATGACCGGGAACCGCGGGTCATATCTGAAAGTCAGCAGTTCGGTCTCATAACCGGCATCGGCGAAAGTGCTCGCCTGCCGCAAGGACGCGTGCGTGAGCCCGCCCCGGTTCACATCCACGGAATTGAGTAAAAACAAGATTCTCGGTTTCATAGGATCATCCTTTTCCCGGCACTTTATTTGAATACATGCAGTTTATATTAATCCAATTATATATCAAATGGAAAGAAATAAGAAAGTCATGGTGCCGATTCCCTGCCGCTCCCCTGTTTAACCGTTTCCGACAGGGGTAATGAACTACTAAGATTGGATGCTTTTGAAGGACACATATACTGGAGGCAGAATCCATGGGAAGAATTGAAACGTTCGACAATAACAGCGATCTGCTCGGCAGGATCGAACACCTCAAGCTGAATGGTGTCGATGAGGCCCGGATGCTGGTGATATCAAAGGAGAATCTTGATGAGACGCTGCTCAGGCACCTCGACGTCAGGCGCATCAGTACCGAAGTCGACACGTGGGACCGGATCGTCGCGTGGCTGGCAGACGAGATTCCTGGCGATGAGGTCATCGGCAGCATGCCGCTCACGCCGGCTGAACAGAAGCGGTATACGGAAGAGATTGAAGCGGGCAGACTTCTGCTCCATATTGAAGACAGTGGAAGGATAGGTGATCAGCCAATGAGTGAAAAGGAATCCAGAAGGGTTGAACGCAGACAGGGTGCATCAGTCGACGAATACGACTACAATACGACCCGCGGTGACATCAACAGGATGGAAGATTTCGATAAGGATGAGGACTTGGTTTCCCGTGCATCCGAGGGCAGGGTGGAAAGCCCGGACCGGGAAAGGCGCATGGATGATGAAGACGAGGAGCGGATGACACTCCGTGAGGAGCGCCTCAATGTCGACAAGGAAAATGTCCAGGTGGGCGAAGTCGGCGTCGACAAGCATGTGACGACACGGCTTGAAGAGTTCGACGTCCCAGTCGACCGCGAGGAAGTGACGGTGGAGCGCCGTCCGGTGGACGGCAATCCGACGCTCGATGTCTACAGCAGGGATGATGCGGGCGACGATGAGAATGTCATGCGCATCCCGCTCACGGAGGAACGCGTGAAAATCATCAAGGAGACGGTCGTCACTGAGGAGATCGTCATCCGCAAGAATATCGTCACGGACAACCAGCATATCGCTGAAGAACTCCGCAAGGAGGAAGTCGACATCTCGGAACACAACAATACGCGGGAAAACTTCGATGACCATAGGAGATAGACAAAAGGGACAAGGCCCCCCGGGGCCCTGTCCCTTTCTTATGCATGGCGCAGCTACTGGTCGATGACCTCCACACCTTCCGGCAGATCCAGCCGGAAGAGATCCATCGCCGGCTCGATGCCAACGACAAGTGTGCCGACCTCATACTCCATCCGCGTCTCCCCCTGGTCGAGGACCTCCTTCAGTGTCAGCCAATGTTCCGCGTCAATCCAGAGGTCCATCGTCGTCCCGCTCTCCCGGGCTTCTTCCTTCGGGGTGAAGACGAGATGGTGGCCTGTGCGGCCGTTGACCGCCTCCTTACCCACCAGTTTGGAATCATGAGACATCCTGTAGCTTGAGAGCCGCCCCTTCATCGCTTCCGATGGTGAGGGCAGGCTCGACCCTTTGACCAGATTGGCTGTCCGTATTGCGGTATCTTCACCCTCCGTATAGAGCATCGAATGCTCATCATTGCCCACAATGTACTGGATCGGCGCATCTGCCTGCTCCACCTCCTTGCGGAAATGAAGTTC
The sequence above is drawn from the Salinicoccus roseus genome and encodes:
- a CDS encoding helix-turn-helix transcriptional regulator → MPATNKIREIRKEKRISQVKMAEDLQVTRQTINAIEKHKYNPSLELSLKIIKYFNMPIEAVFTLEEDDR
- a CDS encoding copper homeostasis protein CutC — encoded protein: MIIEGIATNIQDVHDLNRFGADRIELCSGMEQDGLTPAMALVKEAVEASSIPINVMIRPHDLSFRYTDREVMQMEDQIREVGSYGANGIVIGALAEDGRIDANALESFISICGEMDITFHKAFDALDDQVEGLKMLLKYPEVKTILTSGGPGGVTDNFGKLQKLMKKTEGTHITIMPGGGLNTDNVTEMVEKLKPESLHFGTGIRSFKSYEAGISGEKLAFIRSAGRNRR
- a CDS encoding DUF5780 domain-containing protein → MKNVMLGLIVFLLLGIFVFLGMIYVNQTEEPSEEVVADSKEQVTSEEAIEEKSEEDKEPTEEEREKVEESKRQDKSVEEEEPEEETETSAAKNKQTASPGDMTAEKLEEELMNQELVVEDVDYIIQDSEYKNLYPDMLSAIIRNNSNVDIKNMTYGFVAWDKNGLPVRLKGDIDFSDGSYFHGGTGEAINVAPGEVHGRDYGFGIDSDIDNIHTLKAIAVSYEGFNGESWENPYLNDFLDIYEGKRLADIEGHEEFIYNRDGSTSTVKPEETEVANSTESHGEHGPAAEAFINEYLNDLQLAYTEDDFSYVENYLEAGSGIYNTLRNNVQNQNFPNMQIWAVEVTEYSEEGNQIYMEVSSERTHDNLEGTHVFVTGYDLVFQPENDTFIIKNFTDL
- a CDS encoding phosphotransferase family protein, producing MHTIRNSFPHLAIHHIEKLDKGWSDDDKYILHVDDEKYLLRLSNLDQKNFKIREYELIRKCYEAGLPVQKPFEHGEADSYYYLLLQWVEGQEATIRLPELPEPEQYRLGVEAGRNLWKLHQLDVHQPEESWESKMNRKIDRKISMYKACDYKFEKGHLFLEYIEAHRHLLHNRIQVLHHGDYHVGNMIIDADYSLHIIDFNRHDVGEPWEEFNRIVWSAQASPAFASGQISGYFSDEVPEAFWRLLLLYISANMLSSLPWGVPFGQTQIEIFMEQADEILDWYDDLRTVIPSWYRSFS
- a CDS encoding GlsB/YeaQ/YmgE family stress response membrane protein, producing MGWIITLIVGGIIGWLAGLILGKDVPFGIIGNIIAGLVGAAIANALGLSFGPELGGVSIIGGLLGAIILILIVSFIMKALGGNKRA
- a CDS encoding bifunctional glycosyltransferase/CDP-glycerol:glycerophosphate glycerophosphotransferase, whose product is MISIIIPAEKNENYIDRALESVVDQTYADFEALILHSDTDALKRAVGQKFIEDARFRFIETPKDITAGAARNIGLEAVAGEYVYFLDSDDYISSDALQMLIENMDGHPVVRGRMRRTELDSSEIESAAEQRRTTIFHRNRYNLVRNHSALHFLIKKDLIDRLDLEFAEAEQTYSDLMFVIPMLEAVEVVPFVYEALYFRRRRNDPITHPSLRQMPIEQRMHDMFAIYNRLKQSRLSFEAETLLDTLLLNFYRKHLIVKFKNKDEIDVHFEGLQETIRKVNPSVLKTKDKVLQLDVRTIQSRSRRTFKRLSRVRDILRDAKRGFTKRNGRKEFIYKYSYMKKPLMDDLVIFESFQGKSYSDSPKYIYQQMLKSRSGYNHVWVLNKKQKLPGDPVTVKRFSLKYYYYMARAKYIVSNVRMPNSYIKREGQKYLQTWHGTPLKRLAGDMDDVHMPGTNAAKYKKNFSKETDKWDYLIAPNAYSSAIFKRAFWFTNTMLETGYPRNDILMTDDNPVIIQDIKEKLGLPKDKKVILYAPTWRDDEYYKVGKYKFSMQLDLERLKEKFGDEYIILLRMHYVVASKMNLTGLEGFAYDVSKYDDVSELYLASDMLITDYSSVFFDYANLRRPVLFFTYDIEKYGEQLRGFYIDMETELPGPLLMTNDAVVDAIENIGEIEEEYQERYDAFYDRFCSWDDGRASEKVVEAVFEE
- a CDS encoding glycosyltransferase, whose product is MFLLNSVDVNRGGLTHASLRQASTFADAGYETELLTFRYDPRFPVICKKLVRMGKVSKNVHIRNLFHERALYRPTDKVSRKRVKVDISEYEKDYRVSKRPKHNAYRLYRDDAYMKYISLREDDTLDFIDYFDAHERREKREYYDYYGQMTRLQHFTPEENKVAEEIFYNREGKVILTMRHDPETDKITQVKNFGEDDRVLSETDGDQTPYRKDWLDQVIAESDRDTVVISDTRPTDELVVLLDDKKVKGLIRPHSNHLRNPDDPASELNRRNKYAVESVKDVDGLVVLTEKQRQDIVERFGHPEKVFVVPNYYDPSPPKITGMRTFIINLQQRTRKIERDMKKVVIVSRFSSIKSIDHTIKAFKEVVAAVPEATLEIWGQGDKKQEYKDLIKKLGLEDSVKVKGYTQRPENVYRSGALSVVTSKAEGFSLSVMESMVNETPVVSYDIRYGPSDMIEDGENGYLIRKGDTDALAKRMIHMLQHPEETREMGIAAGRTMRTQFGIDSYQNKWFSLVDHLLGNDESRGAEE
- a CDS encoding YsnF/AvaK domain-containing protein — its product is MGRIETFDNNSDLLGRIEHLKLNGVDEARMLVISKENLDETLLRHLDVRRISTEVDTWDRIVAWLADEIPGDEVIGSMPLTPAEQKRYTEEIEAGRLLLHIEDSGRIGDQPMSEKESRRVERRQGASVDEYDYNTTRGDINRMEDFDKDEDLVSRASEGRVESPDRERRMDDEDEERMTLREERLNVDKENVQVGEVGVDKHVTTRLEEFDVPVDREEVTVERRPVDGNPTLDVYSRDDAGDDENVMRIPLTEERVKIIKETVVTEEIVIRKNIVTDNQHIAEELRKEEVDISEHNNTRENFDDHRR
- a CDS encoding LolA family protein — protein: MNRKFIPAVLIGVLLMLGACTSEERAGAPMDQQTEDKTETTAASGNQAEASEDISKEAVIENASEVDQQLENYYLESKVTTYMDGRTDETLTREWFYWKDGELHFRKEVEQADAPIQYIVGNDEHSMLYTEGEDTAIRTANLVKGSSLPSPSEAMKGRLSSYRMSHDSKLVGKEAVNGRTGHHLVFTPKEEARESGTTMDLWIDAEHWLTLKEVLDQGETRMEYEVGTLVVGIEPAMDLFRLDLPEGVEVIDQ